The following is a genomic window from Streptomyces lincolnensis.
TGCCCCCTGCGGCCTCCGTGGTCACCGCGGCAACCGGCACGGCACAGCAGCCGTCGCCCCGCCACGCGTCCCGGCCCTCCTTGACCGCCACGGCGGCGATCACCAGGGCGGCGATCGGGTCGGCCCAGCTCCAGCCGAACAGGGAGTTGGCCAGCAGGCCGACGAGCAGGACGGCCGACAGGTAGGTGCACAGCAGGGTCTGCTTGGAGTCGGCGACGGCCGAGGCGGAACCCAGTTCGCGCCCGGCACGGCGCTGGGCGGCGGACAGGAACGGCATGACCGCCAGCGAGAGCGCGGCCAGCACGATGCCGACCGTGGAGTGCCGGGCCTCCCCGGCGCCGCCGAGGGCGCGGACGGCGTCGACGGTGACGTAGGCGGCCAGCGCGAAGAAGGAGACCGCGATGATCCGCAGCGCGGTCCTCTCCCGTGCCTCCCGCACGGCGTGCTCGCGCGCCGAGAACTGCCAGGCGACCGCGGCCGCCGAGGAGACCTCGACGACCGAGTCCAGACCGAAGCCGATCAGGGCGGTGGAGGAGGCGATCGTCCCCGCGGTGATCGCGACGATCGCCTCGATGACGTTGTAGGCGATGGTGGCGGCGACCAACAGACGTATGCGCCGGGCCAGTTGGGACTGGCGGTCGGGTGCGGTACCGAGGGATGTCACCGTCATCAGCAGCAGCCCTTCTCGTCCGCGTCCGCGCAGGTGCGGTCGGCCTCGACGGCGAGGACGGCGCCGCGCAGGTCGTCCAGGGCGTGTCCGAGGCGGCCGTCGGCCAGTTCGTACCGCACCCGGCGGCCCTCGGGAACGGCGACGACGATCCCGCAGTCCCGCAGACACGCGAGGTGGTTGGAGAGCCGGGTGCGGGAGATCTCCAACTT
Proteins encoded in this region:
- a CDS encoding cation transporter; this encodes MTVTSLGTAPDRQSQLARRIRLLVAATIAYNVIEAIVAITAGTIASSTALIGFGLDSVVEVSSAAAVAWQFSAREHAVREARERTALRIIAVSFFALAAYVTVDAVRALGGAGEARHSTVGIVLAALSLAVMPFLSAAQRRAGRELGSASAVADSKQTLLCTYLSAVLLVGLLANSLFGWSWADPIAALVIAAVAVKEGRDAWRGDGCCAVPVAAVTTEAAGGTEVSEATDRKAHDCSCC
- a CDS encoding ArsR/SmtB family transcription factor; the encoded protein is MLSIASDIDALARFGRALADPIRCRILLALRDAPAHPADLADKLEISRTRLSNHLACLRDCGIVVAVPEGRRVRYELADGRLGHALDDLRGAVLAVEADRTCADADEKGCC